The Naumovozyma dairenensis CBS 421 chromosome 1, complete genome genome includes a region encoding these proteins:
- the ILT1 gene encoding Ilt1p (similar to Saccharomyces cerevisiae YDR090C; ancestral locus Anc_8.223a), translating to MISERAATALATVATICWCVQLIPQIIYNWKRKDCTGLPPIMMFLWVISGIPFAIYFCVSRGNVILQVQPHLFMFFCSISFVQSCYYPPTKLALWKIITVVVGIAITDIGMEVGFILWLRPLYDRGIHWPDLIFGILATVLLAIGLLPPYFELAKRKGRVVGINFWFLFIDSLGAWFSIVSVILGNMDVMGIILYCVIAGMELGIFISHFIWFLRFKWFSKEKFVEKDSKDADDDDETNVGKSSDSSDPEKNEQDQDEDEGTSSE from the coding sequence atgatCTCTGAGCGTGCAGCTACAGCTCTCGCCACAGTAGCAACAATATGCTGGTGTGTCCAATTAATCCCccaaataatatacaattgGAAACGTAAAGATTGTACAGGTCTACCTCCCATAATGATGTTCTTATGGGTCATTTCAGGTATACCCTTTGCAATTTATTTTTGCGTCAGTAGAGGTAACGTCATCTTACAGGTACAACCTCATCTTTTCATGTTTTTCTGTTCCATTAGTTTTGTCCAATCTTGTTATTACCCCCCTACGAAATTAGCCCTTTGGAAAATCATTACGGTTGTAGTGGGGATTGCTATAACGGATATCGGAATGGAAGTGGGGTTCATATTGTGGTTAAGACCTTTATATGATCGTGGTATTCATTGGCCTGATTTAATCTTTGGTATTTTAGCAACTGTATTGTTGGCTATAGGGTTATTACCAccatattttgaattggCGAAAAGGAAAGGTCGTGTGGTTGGGATTAATTTTTGGTTCCTTTTCATTGATTCTCTAGGTGCATGGTTCTCTATTGTTAGTGTCATTTTGGGGAATATGGATGTAATGGGgatcatattatattgtgTCATTGCAGGGATGGAATTGGGTATCTTTATATCTCATTTCATTTGGTTTTTAAGATTTAAATGGTTTTCAAAGGAGAAATTTGTAGAAAAAGATAGTAAagatgctgatgatgatgatgaaacaaaCGTGGGAAAGAGTAGTGATTCATCCGACCCAGAGAAAAATGAACAAGACCAAGACGAAGATGAAGGAACTTCTTCGGAATAA